A genomic segment from Bradyrhizobium diazoefficiens USDA 110 encodes:
- the panE gene encoding 2-dehydropantoate 2-reductase: MRVLVIGAGALGGYYGACLARAGGDVTFLVRPARAEQLRRDGLQVVSPHGDFAVQPKIILASDLKEPFDVVLVGVKSYSLDDAMAQFAPAVGANTMILPILNGLKHIDALTARFGAARVLGGLANVSAGLDADGRVVQFMANQTIVFGEIKGSLSERALALEALLQVPGIDVRASEAIMQDMWEKFVQLSTLAGITCLMRASIGDILAVPNGEQSIFRLFAECCTVATASGFEPRAPFIEFDRKLFTTLDSPLKASMLRDIERGSITEAEHILGDMANRARALGIDTPLLDLARAHVAAYEVGRRRAAG, encoded by the coding sequence ATGAGAGTGCTGGTGATCGGCGCAGGAGCGCTCGGAGGTTATTACGGAGCTTGCCTGGCCCGGGCCGGCGGCGACGTGACCTTTCTGGTGCGGCCCGCGCGGGCCGAGCAGTTGCGGCGGGATGGATTGCAGGTCGTGAGCCCACACGGCGACTTTGCCGTGCAGCCGAAGATCATCCTGGCAAGCGATCTCAAGGAGCCGTTCGACGTTGTGCTCGTCGGGGTGAAATCCTATTCGCTCGACGATGCGATGGCCCAGTTTGCCCCGGCAGTCGGCGCCAACACGATGATTCTGCCGATACTCAACGGGTTGAAACATATCGACGCTCTGACTGCGCGGTTCGGCGCGGCGCGTGTCCTCGGCGGGTTGGCGAATGTCAGTGCCGGCCTCGATGCGGATGGCCGTGTCGTTCAGTTCATGGCCAATCAGACGATTGTGTTTGGCGAGATCAAGGGTTCGTTGAGCGAGCGTGCGCTCGCGCTGGAGGCACTGCTCCAGGTCCCCGGCATCGACGTGCGCGCCAGCGAAGCGATTATGCAGGACATGTGGGAGAAATTCGTCCAGCTCAGCACGCTGGCCGGCATCACCTGCCTGATGCGCGCAAGCATCGGAGACATCCTGGCCGTGCCGAACGGCGAACAGTCTATCTTTCGGTTATTCGCGGAATGCTGCACCGTTGCGACGGCTTCGGGGTTCGAGCCGCGCGCCCCGTTCATCGAGTTTGACCGAAAACTCTTCACGACCCTGGACTCGCCGCTCAAGGCCTCGATGCTGCGCGATATCGAGCGCGGCTCGATCACCGAGGCGGAGCACATCCTCGGCGATATGGCCAATCGTGCCCGTGCGCTGGGCATCGACACACCGCTGCTGGATCTCGCCCGCGCGCATGTGGCGGCCTACGAAGTGGGGCGCCGAAGAGCAGCAGGCTAG
- a CDS encoding NAD(P)-dependent oxidoreductase: MSKTTSKTIAILAPGAMGSAVARRLSENGARVLTSLKGRSEATQKRAADAGMIGADDEAIAEADIILSIVPPGEAVALAERLAALIVRRAKKPVVVDCNAVNVDTVLRIEEIIGSAQAPFVDAGIIGFPPQPGGKSPAFYMSGEHAGDVAVLKELGLDMRIVEGPVGAASALKMSYAGIVKGLAGIGSAMVIAATKAGAADALRDELALSQPAVLARLEVALPDMIPKAYRWVAEMREISGFLGADHPASQIYEGFARWFEHLAEDAKGEAVDAGLMKAFAASIAQKKA; the protein is encoded by the coding sequence ATGTCCAAGACGACGTCAAAGACCATTGCGATCCTCGCGCCCGGTGCCATGGGCAGCGCCGTGGCCCGCCGCCTCAGCGAAAACGGAGCGCGCGTGCTGACGTCGTTGAAGGGGCGGAGCGAGGCGACGCAAAAACGCGCGGCGGATGCCGGCATGATCGGCGCGGACGACGAGGCGATCGCCGAGGCCGACATCATCCTCTCGATCGTGCCGCCGGGCGAGGCCGTTGCACTCGCCGAACGCCTCGCCGCGCTGATCGTCCGGCGCGCGAAGAAGCCGGTCGTGGTCGATTGCAACGCCGTCAATGTCGACACCGTGCTCAGGATCGAGGAGATCATCGGCTCGGCGCAGGCGCCGTTCGTCGACGCCGGCATCATCGGCTTCCCGCCGCAGCCCGGCGGCAAGAGCCCGGCCTTCTACATGTCCGGCGAGCACGCCGGCGATGTGGCCGTTCTGAAGGAGCTCGGCCTCGACATGCGGATCGTCGAAGGCCCGGTCGGCGCGGCTTCCGCGCTCAAGATGTCCTACGCCGGCATCGTCAAGGGCCTGGCCGGCATCGGCTCGGCCATGGTGATCGCGGCAACGAAAGCGGGCGCCGCGGATGCGCTGCGCGACGAACTCGCGCTGAGCCAGCCCGCGGTCCTGGCCCGGCTCGAAGTCGCGCTGCCGGACATGATCCCGAAGGCCTATCGCTGGGTCGCGGAGATGCGGGAGATTTCCGGCTTCCTCGGCGCCGATCATCCGGCCAGCCAGATCTACGAGGGCTTTGCGCGCTGGTTCGAGCACCTCGCCGAGGACGCGAAAGGCGAGGCGGTGGATGCCGGGCTGATGAAGGCGTTCGCCGCGAGCATCGCGCAGAAGAAGGCCTAG
- a CDS encoding DUF502 domain-containing protein produces the protein MTTRDDAPAPLDPIPEPHTGLMGRIRNYFLTGLVVTGPIAITLYLVWWFVTWVDGVVRPFVPLAYRPETYLPYVVPGWGLIVAFFTLTLVGFLAANLIGRTLVDVGETFLGRIPAVRAIYRGLKQVFETLFSGKGSSFRKVGLVEFPSPGMWSIVLISQSPNEEVARSLPGQEEHVSVFLPCSPNPTTGFFFYVPKSKIVEVDMSTEDAATLIMSAGVVQPGAAPDPKKAAALAGMANAARIANASALQPQPAKVE, from the coding sequence ATGACCACCCGCGACGACGCGCCTGCGCCGCTTGATCCCATCCCGGAACCGCATACCGGCCTGATGGGCCGCATCCGCAACTACTTCCTGACCGGCCTCGTGGTGACGGGGCCGATCGCGATCACTCTCTATCTGGTCTGGTGGTTCGTCACCTGGGTCGACGGCGTGGTGCGGCCGTTCGTGCCGCTGGCCTATCGTCCGGAAACCTATCTGCCGTATGTCGTCCCCGGCTGGGGACTGATTGTCGCATTCTTCACGCTGACGCTGGTCGGCTTCCTCGCGGCCAACCTGATCGGACGGACGCTGGTCGATGTCGGCGAGACCTTCCTCGGCCGCATCCCGGCGGTGCGCGCCATCTACCGCGGCCTGAAGCAGGTGTTCGAGACGCTGTTCTCGGGCAAGGGCTCGAGCTTCCGCAAAGTCGGCCTGGTCGAGTTTCCGTCGCCGGGCATGTGGTCGATCGTGCTGATCTCGCAGTCGCCGAATGAAGAGGTCGCGCGCAGCCTGCCCGGGCAGGAGGAGCACGTCTCGGTGTTCCTGCCGTGCTCGCCGAACCCGACCACGGGCTTCTTCTTCTACGTGCCCAAGAGCAAGATCGTCGAGGTCGACATGAGCACCGAGGATGCCGCGACCCTGATCATGTCGGCCGGCGTGGTGCAGCCGGGCGCGGCACCCGACCCGAAGAAGGCCGCGGCGCTCGCGGGCATGGCGAATGCCGCGCGCATCGCCAATGCGTCGGCACTCCAGCCCCAGCCTGCGAAGGTGGAGTAG
- the glmS gene encoding glutamine--fructose-6-phosphate transaminase (isomerizing) — protein sequence MCGIVGILGREPVAEQLVDSLKRLEYRGYDSAGVATLEGRHLERRRAEGKLKNLEKRLEAEPLKGTTGIGHTRWATHGKPTVNNAHPHATERVAVVHNGIIENFRELREELEKNGTVFHTETDTEIVLHLVDDLLTRGNKPVEAVKLALARLRGAFALGFIFAGDNDLMIGARNGPPLAIGYGDGEMYLGSDAIALGPFTDTISYLEDGDWVVLTRNSATIFDKDGHAVQREKIKHAASTSLVDKANYRHFMAKEIHEQPEVVGHTLARYVDMATERVSLPVKLPFDFKNIQRINITACGTASYAGFVAKYWFERFARLPVEVDVASEFRYREAPLRKGDLAIFISQSGETADTLAALRYAKAEGVHTVAVVNVPTSTIARESETVLPTLAGPEIGVASTKAFTCQLMVLANLAIAAGKARGELSDEDETKLVHGLVEIPRLMSDALTTELQIEKLAREIAKSRDVLYLGRGTSFPLALEGALKLKEISYIHAEGYAAGELKHGPIALIDETMPVVVIAPYDRVFEKTVSNMQEVAARGGKIILMTDAKGAEEATVESLVTIVMPDMAAAFTPMVYAVPVQLLAYHTAVIMGTDVDQPRNLAKSVTVE from the coding sequence ATGTGCGGGATTGTTGGCATTCTCGGGCGCGAACCGGTTGCAGAGCAATTGGTGGATTCGCTCAAACGTCTTGAATATCGCGGCTACGACTCCGCGGGCGTCGCCACGCTCGAAGGCAGGCATCTCGAGCGCCGCCGCGCCGAGGGCAAGCTGAAGAATCTGGAGAAGCGGCTGGAAGCCGAGCCGCTGAAGGGCACGACCGGCATCGGTCACACCCGCTGGGCCACCCACGGCAAACCGACCGTCAACAACGCCCATCCGCATGCGACCGAGCGCGTCGCCGTGGTCCACAACGGCATCATCGAGAATTTCCGCGAGCTGCGCGAGGAGCTCGAGAAGAACGGCACGGTGTTTCACACCGAGACCGACACCGAGATCGTACTGCATCTCGTCGACGACCTGCTCACGCGCGGCAACAAGCCGGTCGAGGCGGTGAAGCTGGCGCTGGCGCGGCTGCGCGGCGCGTTTGCGCTCGGCTTCATCTTCGCCGGCGACAACGATCTGATGATCGGCGCCCGCAACGGCCCGCCGCTCGCGATCGGCTATGGCGACGGCGAGATGTATCTCGGCTCCGACGCCATCGCGCTCGGCCCGTTTACCGACACGATCAGCTATCTCGAGGACGGCGACTGGGTGGTGCTGACCCGCAATAGCGCCACGATTTTCGACAAGGACGGCCACGCGGTCCAGCGCGAGAAGATCAAGCACGCCGCCTCGACCTCGCTGGTGGACAAGGCCAATTACCGCCACTTCATGGCCAAGGAGATCCACGAGCAGCCGGAAGTGGTCGGCCACACGCTGGCACGCTACGTCGACATGGCGACCGAGCGCGTCTCGCTGCCGGTCAAGCTGCCGTTCGACTTCAAGAACATCCAGCGCATCAACATCACCGCCTGCGGCACCGCGAGCTATGCCGGCTTCGTCGCCAAATACTGGTTCGAGCGCTTCGCGCGCCTGCCGGTCGAGGTCGACGTCGCCTCCGAATTCCGCTACCGCGAGGCGCCCTTGCGCAAGGGCGATCTCGCCATCTTCATCTCGCAATCGGGCGAGACCGCCGACACGCTGGCGGCGCTGCGCTATGCCAAGGCCGAGGGCGTGCACACGGTGGCTGTGGTCAACGTGCCGACCTCCACGATCGCGCGCGAGAGCGAGACGGTGCTGCCGACGCTGGCCGGGCCCGAGATCGGCGTCGCCTCGACCAAGGCCTTCACCTGCCAGCTGATGGTGCTCGCAAACCTTGCGATCGCGGCCGGCAAGGCTAGAGGCGAATTGTCCGACGAGGACGAGACCAAGCTCGTTCACGGACTCGTCGAGATCCCGCGCCTGATGTCGGATGCGCTCACCACCGAGCTCCAGATCGAGAAGCTGGCGCGCGAGATCGCGAAATCGCGCGACGTGCTCTATCTCGGCCGCGGCACCAGCTTCCCGCTCGCGCTCGAAGGCGCGCTGAAGCTGAAGGAGATCTCCTACATCCACGCCGAGGGCTACGCCGCCGGCGAGCTGAAGCACGGCCCGATCGCGCTGATCGACGAGACCATGCCGGTCGTCGTCATCGCACCCTACGACCGGGTGTTCGAGAAGACGGTGTCGAACATGCAGGAGGTCGCCGCCCGCGGCGGCAAGATCATCCTGATGACCGACGCGAAGGGCGCGGAGGAGGCGACCGTCGAGTCGCTCGTCACCATCGTCATGCCCGACATGGCGGCGGCGTTCACGCCGATGGTCTATGCCGTCCCGGTGCAGCTGCTCGCCTATCATACGGCCGTCATCATGGGCACCGACGTCGACCAGCCGCGCAATCTCGCGAAATCGGTGACCGTGGAATAG
- the glmU gene encoding bifunctional UDP-N-acetylglucosamine diphosphorylase/glucosamine-1-phosphate N-acetyltransferase GlmU → MTARSSLTIVLAAGEGTRMRSHLPKVLHPVAHQTLLAHVLTAAPKGTGTSLAVVIGPDHQAVADEARRIRPDAVTFVQAERLGTAHAVLAAREAIARGVDDLLIAFGDTPLISAETFARLRAPLANGAALAALGFRAADPAGYGRFIVEGDRLVAIREQADASADERKIDLCNAGVMAIDGRRALAILDKIGNANSKGEYYLTDAVEIVREQGWESVVIETSEDEVRGINTKAQLAEAESVMQARLRKAAMEAGVTLIAPETVYLSADTVFGKDVTIEPFVVIGPGVSIADGTVIHSFSHIVETTLGRNVSIGPYARLRPGTSLGDGARIGNFVETKAATLEAGVKVNHLSYIGDATVGANSNIGAGTITCNYDGFKKHKTIIGQGAFVGTNSSLVAPVKIGNGAYIGSGSVITRDVPDDAMALERNQQTIREGGAARYREMKTRGKKPEK, encoded by the coding sequence ATGACCGCCCGCTCCAGCCTCACGATCGTGCTCGCCGCCGGCGAAGGCACGCGCATGCGCTCACACCTGCCGAAAGTGCTGCATCCCGTCGCTCACCAGACGCTGCTCGCCCATGTGCTCACCGCCGCTCCCAAGGGAACCGGCACCTCGCTCGCCGTCGTGATCGGCCCGGATCATCAGGCGGTGGCCGATGAGGCGAGGCGCATCCGCCCCGATGCGGTCACTTTCGTGCAAGCCGAACGGCTCGGCACCGCGCATGCGGTGCTGGCGGCGCGCGAGGCGATCGCGCGCGGCGTGGACGACCTCTTGATCGCCTTCGGTGACACGCCGCTGATTTCGGCCGAGACCTTTGCGCGTCTGCGCGCGCCGCTGGCCAACGGCGCCGCGCTCGCCGCGCTCGGCTTCCGCGCCGCCGACCCCGCCGGCTATGGCCGCTTCATCGTCGAGGGCGACCGCCTGGTCGCGATCCGCGAGCAGGCCGATGCCAGCGCGGACGAGCGCAAGATCGATCTGTGCAACGCCGGCGTGATGGCGATCGACGGGCGCCGCGCGCTCGCGATCCTGGATAAAATCGGCAATGCGAATTCCAAGGGCGAATATTATCTGACGGATGCGGTCGAGATCGTCCGCGAACAGGGATGGGAGTCCGTGGTGATCGAGACCAGCGAGGACGAGGTGCGCGGCATCAACACCAAGGCGCAGCTCGCCGAAGCCGAGAGCGTGATGCAGGCGCGCTTGCGCAAAGCCGCGATGGAGGCCGGGGTGACGCTGATTGCGCCCGAGACCGTTTATCTGTCCGCCGACACCGTGTTCGGCAAGGACGTCACCATCGAGCCGTTCGTGGTGATCGGCCCGGGCGTCTCGATCGCCGACGGCACGGTGATCCACTCCTTTTCGCACATCGTCGAGACCACGCTCGGCAGGAACGTCTCGATCGGACCCTATGCGCGGCTCAGGCCCGGCACCTCGCTCGGCGACGGTGCGCGGATCGGCAATTTCGTGGAGACCAAAGCGGCGACGCTGGAGGCCGGCGTCAAGGTCAACCATCTCTCCTACATTGGGGACGCCACCGTCGGCGCCAATTCCAACATCGGCGCCGGCACCATCACCTGCAACTACGACGGCTTCAAGAAGCACAAGACCATCATCGGGCAAGGCGCCTTCGTCGGCACCAACTCCTCGCTGGTGGCGCCGGTGAAGATCGGCAACGGCGCCTATATCGGCTCCGGCTCGGTGATCACGCGCGACGTGCCCGACGACGCGATGGCGCTCGAGCGCAACCAGCAGACCATCAGGGAAGGCGGCGCGGCGCGCTATCGCGAGATGAAGACGCGCGGCAAGAAGCCGGAGAAGTGA
- a CDS encoding DUF7660 family protein: MDVEQVQDRKSFVEFVAAMRNELLVGAKGWENVDLADFLEAMTAWAHDSHSPANPNPWRHAAALMWAGKLYE; this comes from the coding sequence ATGGATGTAGAGCAGGTTCAAGACAGGAAGAGTTTCGTCGAGTTTGTGGCGGCCATGCGCAACGAATTGCTAGTAGGGGCCAAGGGCTGGGAGAATGTCGATCTTGCTGACTTCCTCGAAGCAATGACGGCATGGGCACATGACAGCCATAGCCCCGCTAACCCAAATCCGTGGCGGCACGCGGCTGCCTTGATGTGGGCGGGTAAGCTATACGAGTAG
- a CDS encoding beta-1,6-glucan synthase, translated as MAREQVIDGASRRTEPISLRTPLALLLVSLGAIAAVWWWLATPITLARAPIDPADKVQCVSYAPFRGEQSPLNAWTHIEADQIEQDLRQLKEITDCVRTYSMENGLDQVPAIAAKVGGLKVLQGIWLSSNRAKNFEQVALAVRLTKEYPDIITSVIVGNEVLLRGEMTTADLVSFIRAVKVQVRVPVTYADVWEFWLRNREVYEAVDFVTIHILPYWEDVPVRAKFAAAHVEQIRERMAVAFPGKEILIGETGWPSEGRMREGALPSRTNQARVVSEILSLAKAQKFRVNLIESYDQPWKRKLEGTAGGYWGLYDSVRRNLKYPPGEPISNFPYWKWYMGAGMGLCALVFAVAIITLRRRPWTPRFSTWLGVAISATTAGVLLGVGADKVYYESYGWGGWLHWGALLAAGILSPIFCAQALVIGRSLPTFLDLLGPSEGRKWSKLTAVLGLTLAVTAVIAAQTALAFVFDPRYHDFPYAALTMAVVPFAILMLNRPQIGVRPIAEAVFAGVLALSAAYVLFNEGRDNWQSLWTCAMYLLFALTLWRARAEQSQE; from the coding sequence ATGGCGCGCGAGCAGGTAATCGACGGCGCTTCGCGGAGGACGGAACCGATTTCACTTCGTACGCCACTGGCGCTTCTGCTCGTTTCACTGGGTGCGATTGCTGCCGTGTGGTGGTGGCTGGCCACGCCAATCACGCTCGCGCGCGCCCCGATCGACCCCGCCGACAAGGTTCAGTGCGTCTCCTACGCGCCGTTCCGCGGCGAGCAATCGCCGCTGAACGCATGGACCCATATCGAGGCCGACCAGATCGAGCAGGACCTGCGCCAGCTCAAGGAGATCACCGACTGCGTCCGCACCTATTCGATGGAGAACGGGCTCGACCAGGTTCCGGCGATCGCCGCCAAGGTCGGCGGGCTCAAGGTGCTCCAGGGTATCTGGCTCTCCAGCAACCGCGCCAAGAATTTTGAGCAGGTCGCGCTCGCCGTTCGCCTCACGAAGGAATACCCCGACATCATCACCTCGGTCATCGTTGGCAACGAGGTGCTGCTGCGCGGCGAGATGACGACGGCCGACCTCGTCTCCTTCATCCGCGCGGTGAAGGTGCAGGTTCGCGTGCCCGTCACCTATGCCGATGTCTGGGAGTTCTGGCTGAGGAATCGCGAAGTCTACGAGGCCGTCGACTTCGTGACGATCCACATCCTGCCCTATTGGGAAGACGTTCCGGTGCGCGCGAAATTCGCGGCTGCCCATGTCGAACAGATCCGCGAGCGCATGGCGGTGGCGTTTCCGGGCAAGGAAATCCTGATCGGCGAAACCGGCTGGCCGAGCGAAGGGCGCATGCGCGAGGGCGCGCTGCCGTCGCGCACCAACCAAGCGCGCGTGGTCTCTGAAATCCTGAGCCTTGCGAAGGCGCAGAAGTTCCGCGTCAACCTGATCGAGTCCTACGACCAGCCGTGGAAGCGCAAGCTGGAAGGTACCGCGGGCGGCTATTGGGGTCTCTATGACTCCGTGCGGCGGAACCTGAAATATCCGCCGGGCGAGCCGATCAGCAATTTCCCGTACTGGAAATGGTACATGGGCGCGGGTATGGGCCTTTGCGCGCTGGTGTTCGCGGTCGCTATCATCACGCTGCGCCGGCGGCCCTGGACGCCGCGCTTCTCGACCTGGCTCGGCGTCGCCATCTCGGCGACCACGGCAGGCGTCCTGCTCGGGGTCGGCGCCGACAAGGTATACTATGAGAGCTACGGCTGGGGCGGCTGGCTGCACTGGGGTGCGCTGCTCGCCGCCGGCATCCTGTCGCCGATCTTCTGCGCGCAGGCGCTGGTGATCGGCCGCAGCCTGCCGACCTTCCTTGACCTGCTCGGCCCGAGCGAGGGGCGGAAATGGTCAAAGCTCACCGCCGTGCTCGGCCTCACGCTGGCGGTGACGGCGGTGATCGCGGCACAGACCGCGCTCGCCTTCGTGTTCGACCCGCGCTACCACGACTTCCCCTACGCCGCGCTGACGATGGCGGTGGTGCCGTTCGCGATCCTGATGCTGAACCGGCCGCAGATCGGCGTGCGTCCGATCGCGGAAGCGGTGTTCGCAGGCGTGCTCGCGCTGTCGGCCGCCTATGTGCTCTTCAACGAAGGCCGCGACAACTGGCAGTCGCTGTGGACCTGCGCGATGTATCTCTTGTTCGCGCTCACGCTGTGGCGGGCGCGGGCCGAGCAAAGCCAAGAATGA
- a CDS encoding glycosyltransferase, with product MRVVAAVLLLVSALHAGLWGVLRDKEPAPDFRGLLPSVSYAPFEGSAHPDIDNIPTVEKIRADLKTLSTMTRAIRLYSSTGGVELVPAIAAEFGLKVTVGAWIDKDKDRNEREIKAAIELARKNSNVVGVVVGNEVIYRGEQKVEDLIDMIKKVKGSVRVPVTTGEIWNIWRDNPDLASNVDFIAAHVLPYWENFRSDQAVDQAVDRYNLLRNLFPGKRIVIAEFGWPSQGYNLRNADPGPFQQALTLRNFVSRAEAIGMEYNIVEAIDQPWKFFEGGVGPYWGILNASREPKFAWTGPVENPDYWKLMTIALLVGVLLSLPILRLQQPTAKQAFLLSATANGVGAWAATVFAFWNGHYFIFGSAFALTLGMILLVPLVLIAMARIDEIAAVAFGRPPQRLLAKSKPVENVPENYYPKVSIHIPAYFEPVEMLKQTLDALSRLNYPNYECVVIINNTPDPAFWQPIQDHCRALGERFKFINAEKVQGFKAGALRIAMDRTAVDAEIIGILDADYVVDPDWLKDLVPAFADPRVGLVQAPQEHRDGDLSIMHYIMNGEYAGFFDIGMVQRNEANAIIVHGTMCLIRRAAMDMAGGWSSDTICEDSDLGLAIQELGWVTHYTNHRYGQGLLPDTYEAFKKQRHRWAYGGLQIVKKHWRHFLPGRSRLTPDQKREYGLGWLNWLGAESLGVVVALLNLVWVPIVAFADIAIPDKILTLPIIGAFVVSLAHFLSMYRARVAIKPGQMLGAMIAAMSVQWTVSRAVAQGLITEHIAFARTSKGGLSRMSIEFQAFWEAVIGALLLIGAGVLIASNSFRQITEIYIFAGVLVLQSLPFLAAVAIAILELSRINSFQFWRDSAIRTAELIGLRPVALPTPAGTPQAVPNEVRREAN from the coding sequence ATGCGCGTTGTCGCCGCCGTTCTGTTGCTTGTGTCCGCACTTCATGCTGGGCTGTGGGGAGTCTTGCGCGACAAGGAACCCGCGCCCGACTTCAGGGGTCTGCTCCCCAGCGTCTCCTACGCGCCGTTCGAAGGCTCGGCCCATCCCGACATCGACAACATCCCGACCGTCGAGAAAATCCGCGCCGACCTGAAGACGCTTTCGACGATGACGCGCGCGATCCGCCTCTATTCGTCCACCGGCGGCGTGGAGCTGGTGCCGGCGATCGCGGCCGAGTTCGGTCTCAAGGTCACCGTCGGCGCCTGGATCGACAAGGACAAGGATCGCAACGAGCGCGAGATCAAGGCCGCCATCGAGCTCGCCCGCAAGAACAGCAACGTCGTCGGCGTCGTTGTCGGCAACGAGGTGATCTACCGCGGCGAGCAGAAGGTCGAAGACCTCATCGACATGATCAAGAAGGTCAAGGGCTCGGTCCGCGTGCCCGTCACGACCGGCGAGATCTGGAACATCTGGCGCGACAATCCGGACCTTGCCTCCAACGTCGATTTCATCGCCGCGCACGTGCTGCCCTATTGGGAAAACTTCCGCTCGGACCAGGCGGTCGACCAGGCCGTCGACCGCTACAACCTGTTGCGGAACCTGTTCCCCGGCAAGCGCATCGTGATCGCCGAGTTCGGCTGGCCGAGCCAGGGCTACAACTTACGCAACGCCGACCCCGGTCCGTTCCAGCAGGCGCTGACCTTGCGCAACTTCGTCAGCCGCGCCGAAGCCATCGGCATGGAATACAACATCGTCGAAGCGATCGATCAGCCCTGGAAGTTCTTCGAAGGCGGCGTCGGTCCGTACTGGGGCATCCTCAACGCCAGCCGCGAGCCGAAATTCGCCTGGACCGGCCCGGTGGAGAACCCTGATTACTGGAAGCTGATGACGATCGCGCTGCTGGTCGGCGTCCTCTTGTCGCTTCCGATCCTGCGGCTGCAGCAGCCAACCGCCAAGCAGGCGTTCCTGCTGTCGGCAACCGCCAACGGCGTCGGTGCCTGGGCCGCCACCGTGTTCGCGTTCTGGAACGGCCACTATTTCATCTTCGGCTCGGCCTTCGCGCTGACGCTCGGCATGATCTTGCTTGTTCCGCTGGTGCTGATCGCGATGGCGCGCATCGACGAGATCGCGGCCGTCGCCTTCGGCCGGCCGCCGCAGCGGCTGCTCGCCAAGAGCAAGCCGGTCGAGAACGTTCCCGAAAATTACTACCCGAAGGTCTCGATTCACATCCCGGCCTACTTCGAGCCGGTCGAGATGCTCAAGCAGACGCTCGATGCGCTGTCGCGGCTGAACTACCCGAACTACGAATGCGTGGTCATCATCAACAACACGCCGGATCCCGCCTTCTGGCAGCCGATCCAGGACCACTGCCGTGCGCTTGGCGAACGCTTCAAGTTCATCAACGCCGAGAAGGTGCAGGGCTTCAAGGCCGGCGCGCTGCGCATCGCGATGGACCGCACCGCCGTCGATGCCGAGATCATCGGCATCCTCGATGCCGACTATGTCGTCGATCCCGACTGGCTGAAGGACCTCGTGCCGGCTTTCGCCGACCCGCGCGTCGGCCTCGTGCAGGCGCCGCAGGAACATCGCGACGGCGACCTGTCGATCATGCACTACATCATGAACGGCGAATATGCCGGCTTCTTCGACATCGGCATGGTCCAGCGCAACGAGGCCAACGCCATCATCGTGCACGGCACGATGTGCCTGATCCGCCGCGCCGCGATGGACATGGCCGGCGGCTGGTCGAGCGACACGATCTGCGAGGATAGCGATCTCGGCCTTGCGATCCAGGAGCTCGGCTGGGTCACGCATTACACCAACCACCGCTACGGCCAGGGCCTCTTGCCCGACACCTACGAGGCCTTCAAGAAGCAGCGTCACCGCTGGGCCTATGGCGGCCTCCAGATCGTGAAGAAGCACTGGCGGCACTTCCTGCCCGGCCGGAGCCGGCTGACGCCGGACCAGAAGCGCGAATACGGCCTCGGCTGGCTGAACTGGCTGGGAGCCGAAAGCCTCGGCGTGGTCGTGGCGCTGCTCAACCTCGTCTGGGTGCCGATCGTTGCCTTTGCCGACATCGCCATCCCCGACAAGATCCTGACGCTGCCGATCATCGGCGCCTTCGTCGTCTCGCTGGCGCATTTCCTGTCGATGTACCGTGCGCGCGTCGCGATCAAACCCGGCCAGATGCTGGGTGCGATGATCGCGGCGATGAGCGTGCAGTGGACGGTGTCGCGCGCGGTCGCGCAGGGACTGATCACCGAGCACATCGCCTTCGCGCGCACCTCCAAGGGCGGCCTGTCCAGGATGTCGATCGAGTTCCAGGCGTTCTGGGAGGCCGTGATCGGCGCCCTGCTCCTGATCGGCGCCGGCGTGCTGATCGCCTCCAACAGTTTCCGGCAGATCACCGAGATCTACATCTTCGCCGGCGTGCTGGTGCTGCAAAGCCTGCCGTTCCTGGCCGCGGTCGCCATCGCCATCCTCGAGCTCAGCCGCATCAACTCGTTCCAGTTCTGGCGCGACAGCGCGATCCGCACCGCCGAGCTGATTGGCCTGCGCCCGGTCGCCCTGCCGACCCCCGCCGGCACGCCGCAAGCCGTGCCGAACGAGGTCAGGCGCGAGGCGAACTGA